One Bacteroidota bacterium genomic region harbors:
- a CDS encoding bifunctional 3,4-dihydroxy-2-butanone-4-phosphate synthase/GTP cyclohydrolase II — MSANLKNTGAGESGNHSTHEGVEFDSIESAITAVKQGRLVIVVDDEDRENEGDFIGAAEAITPELVNFMATEGRGLICVPITRERTVELDLDMMASSNTSLHETSFTISVDYRLGTTTGISAADRAKTIAALADPATKPSDFAKPGHVFPLRSFDGGVLRRAGHTEAATDLARMAGFQEAGVLVEILNEDGSMARVPQLLTLAKRFDMPFITIKDLIAYRMRNEVLVRKVIEVDMPTAYGEFKMTAFEERLTGDVHLAMHKGTWKADEPVLVRVHSQCVTGDIFGSMRCDCGDQLVHALQQIEKEGSGMLLYMKQEGRGIGLINKLRAYKLQQEGMDTLEANLALGFKGDHRDYGIGCQILRDMNISKLRLMTNNPTKRVGLSGYGLEIVERVPIEIPPNAVNEAYLKTKRDRMGHMILSEMGEHDQNALGKILK, encoded by the coding sequence ATGTCAGCAAATCTTAAGAACACCGGGGCAGGTGAGAGTGGTAACCATTCAACGCACGAAGGCGTTGAATTCGACTCCATCGAATCTGCTATTACGGCAGTAAAGCAAGGCCGCCTTGTCATCGTAGTGGACGACGAAGACCGTGAAAACGAGGGCGACTTTATTGGTGCAGCTGAAGCCATCACCCCTGAGCTTGTAAATTTCATGGCCACCGAAGGGCGTGGCCTTATCTGCGTACCCATTACCCGGGAACGTACCGTTGAACTCGACCTCGACATGATGGCGAGCTCAAACACCTCGCTCCACGAGACGTCTTTCACCATTTCTGTAGACTATCGACTGGGCACAACTACGGGCATTTCTGCTGCTGATCGTGCAAAAACGATAGCTGCCCTGGCGGATCCTGCGACAAAGCCTTCAGACTTTGCCAAACCAGGCCATGTATTCCCGCTACGCTCCTTCGATGGCGGCGTCCTTCGTCGCGCCGGCCACACCGAAGCTGCCACAGACCTGGCCCGCATGGCCGGATTTCAGGAGGCAGGCGTACTCGTCGAAATCTTGAATGAAGACGGTAGCATGGCACGCGTACCGCAACTGCTGACGCTTGCCAAGCGCTTCGACATGCCTTTCATCACTATCAAGGACCTGATTGCCTACCGAATGCGCAATGAAGTGCTTGTTCGCAAGGTTATTGAAGTCGACATGCCCACAGCGTATGGCGAATTTAAGATGACGGCTTTTGAAGAACGGCTCACAGGCGACGTCCACCTTGCAATGCACAAAGGGACCTGGAAAGCTGATGAGCCCGTCCTTGTTCGTGTCCACTCGCAGTGCGTCACCGGCGACATCTTCGGCTCCATGCGCTGCGACTGTGGGGACCAACTTGTACACGCCTTGCAGCAGATAGAAAAAGAGGGTAGCGGTATGCTGCTCTACATGAAACAGGAAGGACGCGGCATTGGCCTGATCAACAAATTACGGGCCTACAAGCTCCAGCAGGAAGGCATGGATACGCTCGAGGCCAACCTCGCACTCGGATTTAAAGGGGACCATCGCGACTACGGGATCGGATGCCAGATTTTACGCGACATGAACATCAGCAAACTCCGCCTGATGACCAACAATCCCACAAAACGGGTAGGCCTTTCAGGATACGGCCTCGAGATTGTTGAGCGTGTGCCTATTGAAATCCCCCCAAATGCTGTAAACGAAGCGTATCTCAAAACCAAACGCGATCGGATGGGGCATATGATTTTGTCTGAAATGGGCGAACATGACCAGAACGCACTGGGTAAAATCCTGAAGTAG
- the yajC gene encoding preprotein translocase subunit YajC produces the protein MDVFFLMAQPGAEPNPIATFLPLVLIFVVFYFFIIRPQRKKEDERKSMIEAVKKGDKVITIGGLYGNVTQIDESSLLVQVDTNTKLRVEKNAIARVEQK, from the coding sequence ATGGACGTTTTTTTCTTGATGGCGCAGCCTGGTGCTGAACCCAACCCAATCGCCACTTTCCTGCCACTCGTCTTAATTTTTGTTGTTTTTTACTTCTTCATCATCCGTCCGCAGCGCAAAAAAGAAGATGAGCGCAAGTCGATGATCGAAGCAGTCAAGAAAGGCGACAAAGTGATCACTATTGGCGGGTTGTATGGCAATGTTACCCAGATCGACGAAAGCAGTCTGCTTGTTCAAGTAGACACCAATACAAAGCTTCGTGTCGAAAAGAACGCCATTGCACGCGTTGAGCAGAAGTAA